From Phragmites australis chromosome 5, lpPhrAust1.1, whole genome shotgun sequence, a single genomic window includes:
- the LOC133919357 gene encoding protein CNGC15b-like: protein MASSTSRNVRFQNDIEVQHFKTSPLENLSSRKHNKAHDPRRCRLGFRGGWQEKACRNPTLKDRVLSRAFSEELESLVHAGHRLFFDPRGHLINLWNKIFLAACLLSLFVDPLFLYMTGTQRNMCIEFKDSLALTLSMIRSLLDLFYAAHILFRFRTAFIAPSSRVFGRGELVIQPYKIARRYLSRTFWFDLITALPLPQLVIWIVIPKLKESTTANRKNILRFSIIFQYLPRLFQIFPLSRQIVMATGVMTETAWAGAAYNLILYMLASHVLGALWYLFSVQRQEACWREACLVERPSCQTMFFDCKTVSSNRTIWYQLSNITSLCTPSNGFYPFGIYKEALDAKLTSSSFTQKYFYCFWWGLKNLSCLGQNLSTSLFIGEITFAIVIGILGLVLFGLLIGNMQSYLQATMVRLEEWRTKRTDMERWMHHRQIPQPLKQCVRRYHQYKWVATRGVDEEALLSDLPMDIRRDIKRHLCLDLVRRVPLFDEMDDRMLEAICERLRPALYTRGTRLVRELDPVDSMLFIIRGYLDSYTTQGGRSGFFNSCRIGAGEFCGEELLTWALDPRPAASLPLSTRTVRAVSEVEAFALVADDLRFVASQFRRLHSAHIRHRFRFYSHHWRTWAACFIQAAWRRRKRRRASMELRMREGGETLPGGSVRCRRHSIEGKGLIKKPIEPDFTVEEED, encoded by the exons ATGGCATCCAGTACTTCACGAAATGTCAG ATTTCAGAATGACATCGAGGTTCAGCACTTCAAAACAAGCCCTTTGGAGAACCTATCCAGCAGAAAGCACAACAAAGCTCACGATCCAAGGAGATGCCGTCTGGGATTCCGGGGCGGCTGGCAGGAGAAGGCCTGCAGAAACCCGACCCTCAAGGACCGGGTGCTGTCGCGCGCGTTCTCGGAGGAGCTCGAGTCCCTGGTGCACGCCGGCCACCGTCTCTTCTTCGACCCGCGCGGCCACCTGATCAATCTCTGGAACAAGATCTTCCTCGCGGCGTGCCTGCTGTCGCTGTTCGTGGACCCGCTGTTCCTGTACATGACGGGCACGCAGCGGAACATGTGCATCGAGTTCAAGGACTCGTTGGCGCTCACGCTCTCCATGATACGCTCGCTGCTGGACCTGTTCTACGCCGCCCACATCCTGTTCCGCTTCCGCACCGCGTTCATCGCGCCGTCCTCGCGCGTGTTCGGGAGAGGGGAGCTCGTCATCCAGCCCTACAAAATCGCCAGGAGGTACCTCTCGAGGACCTTCTGGTTCGATCTCATCACTGCGCTGCCACTTCCGCAG TTAGTGATCTGGATCGTTATACCTAAGCTGAAGGAATCGACGACGGCGAACCGGAAGAACATCCTCCGCTTCAGCATCATCTTTCAGTACCTCCCGCGGCTCTTCCAAATCTTCCCGCTCTCGAGGCAGATCGTCATGGCAACCGGGGTCATGACGGAGACGGCGTGGGCCGGAGCCGCGTACAACCTGATACTCTACATGCTCGCAAGCCAT GTGCTGGGAGCACTGTGGTATCTCTTCTCGGTGCAGAGGCAGGAGGCGTGCTGGAGGGAGGCGTGCCTCGTCGAGAGACCGTCGTGCCAGACCATGTTCTTCGACTGCAAGACGGTGAGCAGCAACAGGACGATATGGTACCAGCTGAGCAACATCACGAGCCTGTGCACGCCCAGCAACGGGTTCTACCCGTTTGGGATATACAAGGAGGCGCTGGACGCCAAGCTCACGTCTTCGTCCTTCACCCAGAAGTACTTCTACTGCTTCTGGTGGGGACTGAAGAACCTGAG TTGCTTAGGCCAGAATCTGTCGACGAGCttgttcatcggagaaataaccTTCGCAATCGTCATTGGCATTCTGGGGTTGGTGCTGTTTGGTCTGCTAATCGGCAACATGCAA TCCTATCTCCAGGCAACGATGGTGCGGTTGGAGGAGTGGCGAACGAAGCGGACGGACATGGAGCGGTGGATGCACCACCGGCAGATACCCCAGCCGCTGAAGCAGTGCGTGAGGAGGTACCACCAGTACAAGTGGGTCGCCACCCGCGGCGTTGACGAGGAGGCCCTGCTCAGTGACCTCCCCATGGACATCCGCCGCGACATCAAGCGGCACCTCTGCCTCGACCTCGTCCGAAGG GTGCCTCTGTTCGACGAGATGGACGACCGGATGCTGGAGGCGATCTGCGAGCGGCTGCGCCCGGCGCTGTACACGCGGGGCACGAGGTTGGTGCGGGAGCTGGACCCCGTGGACTCGATGCTGTTCATCATCCGCGGTTACCTCGACTCGTACACCACGCAGGGCGGGCGGTCCGGGTTCTTCAACTCGTGCCGCATCGGCGCGGGGGAGTTCTGCGGTGAGGAGCTCCTGACGTGGGCGCTCGATCCGCGGCCCGCGGCGTCGCTGCCGCTGTCCACACGCACCGTGCGTGCCGTGTCCGAGGTGGAGGCGTTCGCGCTCGTGGCGGACGACCTCCGCTTCGTGGCCTCGCAGTTCCGGCGCCTTCACAGCGCGCACATCCGCCACAGGTTCCGGTTCTACTCCCACCATTGGCGCACGTGGGCGGCGTGCTTCATCCAGGCCGCCTGGCGCCGGCGCAAGCGGCGCCGCGCGTCCATGGAGCTCAGGATGCGCGAGGGCGGCGAGACGCTGCCCGGAGGGAGCGTGAGGTGCCGCCGGCACAGCATCGAAGGCAAGGGGCTGATCAAGAAGCCCATTGAGCCGGACTTCACGGTGGAAGAAGAGGACTGA